From a single Collibacillus ludicampi genomic region:
- a CDS encoding peptidylprolyl isomerase codes for MKRGSIELENGNKLIIEFYPEHAPGTVENFEKLANSGFYNGLTFHRVIPGFVVQGGCPIGNGTGGPGYTIKCETKGNPVIHERGVLSMAHAGKDTGGSQFFIVLDRRTTSHLDGVHTTFGKVVEGLEYIDQIKQGDKMKEVKVWDE; via the coding sequence TTGAAAAGAGGAAGCATTGAATTGGAAAATGGAAACAAGTTGATCATCGAGTTCTATCCTGAACATGCTCCTGGAACGGTTGAAAATTTCGAGAAACTAGCCAACTCCGGATTCTATAACGGATTAACTTTTCACAGAGTCATTCCAGGATTCGTCGTTCAAGGTGGCTGCCCGATAGGTAATGGCACAGGTGGGCCAGGTTACACAATTAAGTGTGAAACAAAAGGCAACCCGGTTATTCATGAACGCGGTGTATTATCTATGGCGCACGCTGGTAAAGATACTGGCGGTTCTCAGTTTTTTATTGTTCTTGATCGTAGGACAACATCTCATCTTGATGGTGTTCATACAACATTCGGCAAAGTTGTTGAAGGGTTAGAATACATTGACCAAATAAAGCAAGGCGACAAAATGAAAGAAGTAAAAGTTTGGGATGAATAA